One Kitasatospora sp. NBC_01287 DNA window includes the following coding sequences:
- the hppD gene encoding 4-hydroxyphenylpyruvate dioxygenase has translation MNIDRIDHVEFHVADAPAAAAELADAFGFQLGGHPGQAALPAGRQAVQLRQGGIRLLLSSSDRADDPAAEFVSRHGDGVAVLALSCPDATAAFRQAVAAGAAPLAGPATHLEDGHEVVTAAVQGFGDVALRFVQRAGESAATASAGLLAELDHVAICVPAGELKSSVALMEQALGLRPIFHEYIEVGTQAMDSTVVQSDSGGVTFTLIEPDTSRSPGQIDGFLASHHGVGVQHLAFRTDDIARAVETYQRAGVRFLTTPGAYYDLLGERLGECEIPLETLRRLNILVDRDHGGQLFQIFTSSIHPRRTFFLEVIDRRGATTFGAANIKALYEAVERTAAPS, from the coding sequence ATGAACATCGATCGGATCGACCATGTCGAGTTCCACGTCGCGGATGCCCCGGCGGCCGCGGCCGAACTCGCCGACGCCTTCGGCTTCCAGCTGGGGGGCCACCCCGGCCAGGCGGCGCTGCCCGCCGGGCGCCAGGCGGTCCAGCTGCGCCAGGGCGGCATCCGCCTGCTGCTCAGCTCCTCGGACCGGGCGGACGACCCTGCCGCCGAGTTCGTGAGCCGGCACGGCGACGGCGTGGCCGTGCTGGCGCTCTCCTGCCCGGACGCGACCGCCGCCTTCCGCCAGGCGGTGGCGGCCGGTGCCGCCCCGCTGGCCGGGCCGGCCACCCACCTGGAGGACGGGCACGAGGTGGTGACCGCCGCCGTCCAGGGCTTCGGGGACGTGGCGCTGCGCTTCGTGCAGCGCGCGGGCGAGTCGGCGGCCACGGCGTCCGCGGGCCTGCTGGCCGAGCTGGACCACGTCGCGATCTGCGTCCCGGCAGGCGAGTTGAAGAGCTCGGTGGCGCTGATGGAGCAGGCGCTGGGGCTACGGCCGATCTTCCACGAGTACATCGAGGTCGGCACCCAGGCGATGGACTCCACCGTGGTGCAGAGCGACTCGGGCGGGGTGACCTTCACCCTGATCGAGCCGGACACCAGCCGCAGCCCGGGCCAGATCGACGGGTTCCTGGCGAGCCACCACGGGGTGGGCGTGCAGCACCTGGCCTTCCGCACCGACGACATCGCGCGGGCGGTGGAGACCTACCAGCGGGCCGGGGTGCGCTTCCTGACCACCCCGGGCGCCTACTACGACCTGCTCGGCGAGCGGCTGGGCGAGTGCGAGATCCCGCTGGAGACGCTGCGCCGGCTGAACATCCTGGTGGACCGGGACCACGGCGGCCAGCTCTTCCAGATCTTCACCTCCTCGATCCACCCGCGGCGCACCTTCTTCCTGGAGGTCATCGACCGGCGCGGCGCGACCACCTTCGGCGCGGCCAACATCAAGGCCCTCTACGAGGCCGTCGAACGTACCGCCGCCCCTTCCTGA
- a CDS encoding beta-ketoacyl synthase N-terminal-like domain-containing protein, which produces MHRAALLDGAGSLLDELAGSVERALAQAGLSAGELVDCPLLLAAHSDQATESGPLSRVLAARTGLAGTERIYTTACVAASTAVADAAARIASGQLDRVVVAAGYLVEPVQFALFDAGRALARDGAVRPFSQDRQGVLLGDGVAAVVLEAADLAAERGAPALAELAGWGRAGDAYHVVRPDPLGSGLTRAITAALDRAQVAPAEVGYVNANANGSVLGDPSEVAALRAVFGERLGELPVSSSKGAHGHALEGSALLELVITIGALSAGLLPVQGGHQAPEPDFADLDLVLGAPRPTRARYALSLNSAFGGANTALLVGAA; this is translated from the coding sequence GTGCACCGGGCCGCACTGCTGGACGGCGCCGGCTCGCTGCTCGACGAACTGGCCGGCTCGGTTGAGCGGGCGCTGGCCCAGGCCGGCCTGAGCGCGGGTGAACTGGTCGACTGCCCGCTGCTGCTGGCCGCGCACAGCGACCAGGCGACCGAAAGTGGGCCGCTCTCAAGAGTGTTGGCCGCCCGTACCGGACTGGCGGGCACCGAGCGGATCTACACCACCGCCTGCGTGGCCGCCAGCACCGCCGTGGCGGACGCCGCCGCACGGATCGCCTCGGGGCAGCTGGACCGGGTCGTGGTCGCGGCCGGCTACCTGGTCGAGCCGGTGCAGTTCGCGCTCTTCGACGCCGGGCGGGCGCTGGCCCGCGACGGCGCGGTGCGCCCGTTCAGCCAGGACCGGCAAGGCGTGCTGCTCGGCGACGGGGTGGCAGCCGTGGTGCTAGAGGCGGCCGACCTCGCGGCCGAGCGCGGGGCGCCGGCCCTGGCCGAACTCGCGGGCTGGGGGCGGGCCGGGGACGCGTACCACGTGGTGCGCCCCGACCCCCTCGGCTCGGGTCTGACCCGGGCGATCACGGCGGCGCTGGACCGGGCCCAGGTGGCCCCCGCCGAGGTGGGATACGTCAACGCCAACGCCAACGGCTCGGTGCTCGGCGACCCTTCCGAAGTGGCGGCGCTTCGCGCCGTCTTCGGCGAGCGGCTGGGCGAGCTGCCGGTGAGCTCCAGCAAGGGGGCGCACGGGCACGCGCTCGAAGGCTCGGCACTGCTCGAACTGGTCATCACCATCGGCGCGTTGTCGGCCGGGCTACTACCGGTGCAGGGCGGCCACCAGGCCCCCGAGCCGGACTTCGCCGACCTCGACCTGGTGCTCGGCGCGCCGCGCCCGACCCGGGCCCGCTACGCGCTGAGCCTCAACTCGGCGTTCGGCGGGGCGAACACGGCGCTGCTGGTGGGCGCGGCATGA
- a CDS encoding class I adenylate-forming enzyme family protein, with the protein MTILHIYFSQPPQLGVALSVSNLPRHLAQPSPGDWVDHYLLAGDPGEPCLHLGRTVLRGELFDLVDEQQLRLSNAGLEPGGTVSLRLPPSLGYVAVLLAAWRLGAQVSLLDHRLTEAEVARALDRLDPQLVVAAKTSGGAAMRGYTEIETVLASRPQGQAAASEHCLIQLSSGSTGPSKVIARTSDSLVRELDRYDRLPDYPRRGERVVLLASAVHVLGLVGGLLQGLHAGVQLHFPERLTGAGILQAVAAGDRPTTVLGVPFYAELLSALPGDERPERLRRMIVAGELTRPGLAQAFTARFGVPLGTMFGMTELGMIATDLTGHHYPAVEPAHGMELRVREGELLIAAPASPYLGLSDPTRWDEGWLHTRDAAAVDPATGLATILGRLDSQVAIGGLKVDLTEVERTVAAVPGVTEAVVIHDGGINAYLALRDTTAEAVQAELAQELAAYKRPRQLHVLPSLPRTATGKALRDPVALRRAVTEYAAAQHAGA; encoded by the coding sequence ATGACCATTCTTCACATCTACTTCTCGCAACCCCCCCAACTGGGAGTCGCGTTGTCGGTTTCCAACCTCCCGAGACACTTAGCCCAGCCGTCGCCCGGCGACTGGGTCGACCACTACCTACTCGCCGGCGATCCGGGCGAGCCGTGCCTGCACCTGGGCCGGACCGTACTTCGGGGCGAACTGTTCGACCTGGTGGACGAGCAACAGCTCCGGCTGTCCAACGCCGGGCTCGAACCGGGTGGCACCGTCAGTCTGCGGCTGCCGCCCTCGCTCGGCTACGTCGCCGTCCTCCTCGCGGCCTGGCGCCTGGGCGCGCAGGTCAGCCTGCTCGACCACCGGCTCACCGAGGCCGAGGTCGCGCGGGCGCTGGACCGCCTCGATCCGCAACTCGTGGTCGCGGCGAAGACGTCCGGCGGCGCCGCCATGCGCGGCTACACCGAGATCGAGACGGTGCTCGCTTCACGCCCGCAGGGTCAGGCCGCGGCGAGTGAGCACTGCTTGATCCAACTCAGTTCGGGCTCCACCGGTCCGAGCAAGGTGATCGCCAGGACCTCGGACTCGCTGGTCCGGGAGCTCGACCGCTACGACCGGCTGCCGGACTATCCGCGGCGGGGCGAGCGCGTGGTGCTGCTGGCCTCCGCCGTCCACGTCCTCGGGCTCGTGGGCGGACTGCTGCAGGGCCTGCACGCCGGCGTCCAACTGCATTTCCCCGAACGGCTGACCGGCGCCGGCATCCTGCAGGCGGTGGCGGCCGGCGACCGGCCGACCACCGTGCTCGGCGTGCCGTTCTACGCCGAGCTGCTGTCGGCACTGCCGGGCGACGAGCGACCGGAGCGACTGCGCCGGATGATCGTCGCCGGCGAGCTGACCCGCCCCGGACTGGCCCAGGCGTTCACCGCGCGCTTCGGCGTACCGCTCGGAACCATGTTCGGGATGACCGAACTGGGTATGATCGCAACTGACCTGACGGGGCATCACTATCCGGCCGTGGAACCCGCACACGGCATGGAACTGCGGGTGCGCGAGGGCGAACTGCTCATCGCGGCACCGGCGTCGCCCTACCTCGGGCTCAGCGATCCGACCCGCTGGGACGAGGGGTGGCTGCACACCCGGGACGCCGCCGCTGTCGACCCGGCCACCGGCCTGGCCACCATCCTCGGGCGACTCGACTCCCAAGTGGCGATCGGCGGCCTGAAGGTGGACCTCACCGAGGTCGAGCGCACGGTGGCCGCCGTGCCCGGCGTGACCGAGGCCGTCGTCATCCACGACGGCGGGATCAACGCCTACCTGGCACTGCGGGACACCACGGCGGAGGCTGTCCAGGCCGAACTGGCCCAGGAGTTGGCCGCCTACAAGCGGCCGAGGCAGCTGCACGTGCTGCCGAGCCTGCCCCGCACCGCCACCGGCAAGGCCCTGCGCGACCCGGTCGCACTGCGCCGAGCCGTCACCGAGTACGCGGCCGCCCAGCACGCCGGCGCCTGA
- a CDS encoding class I adenylate-forming enzyme family protein yields MTVRQIRAKLAADLEVGAGSVLPARIALGVGLDEPMLTFDTEVDGHPAWQAFSVRELDTLVRARAAALAALGVRPRDPVAVWATAAADQVLAFLALTRLGAIPALVNPRLEPAKAAIYIQRLRAVGLLADQEHQATLAGQDTGTPLLADPAELGAGDAQAAPPAYRFTAEDPVAITHSSGTTGLPKAVAHSHRGLYAAIRYRLALPRPQGSDRMLSALPAAHAATLIALNLALSAHAEIALISAQSGEAVLTAIERYRPHGVFGFAATWSDLARHDLARRDLSSVALWWNTGDCAHEAHIRRLVAQGSRETLVAGKRERQSGSAFVDGLGSTEMGHSHFHITHTKESAHYGRCVGKPHSFVDCVVLDPDGAALGPGQVGELGTKSPTLALGYWNDSVTTYRTRLRGYFLTGDLVYRDEAGFYYHVDRAVDSVELGDGKRLFTAMSEERVLAGCPDVLDCTVVAVRDGARVVTDVLLQLAAGADRERDRTKEVTALLEEAVAATLRRVIAVDEADIPLGPTGKVRKVLLRERHLAQHTASTAAPTAAPTAAPAAAPANSPAAARPAPEQPEQPAGAAR; encoded by the coding sequence GTGACTGTCCGTCAGATTCGTGCCAAACTCGCCGCCGACCTCGAAGTCGGCGCCGGAAGCGTGCTCCCGGCCCGCATCGCCCTGGGCGTCGGCCTGGACGAGCCGATGCTGACCTTCGACACCGAGGTCGACGGCCACCCCGCCTGGCAAGCGTTCTCCGTCCGGGAGTTGGACACCCTGGTGCGCGCCAGGGCCGCCGCGCTCGCCGCCCTCGGGGTCCGTCCCCGCGACCCGGTGGCGGTCTGGGCGACCGCGGCCGCCGACCAGGTGCTCGCCTTCCTCGCGCTCACCCGGCTGGGTGCGATCCCGGCCCTGGTCAACCCGCGGCTGGAGCCGGCGAAGGCCGCGATCTACATCCAACGGCTGCGCGCGGTGGGCCTGCTGGCCGACCAGGAGCACCAGGCGACGCTCGCCGGGCAGGACACCGGCACCCCGCTGCTGGCCGACCCGGCCGAGCTGGGCGCCGGCGACGCGCAGGCCGCCCCGCCGGCCTACCGCTTCACCGCCGAGGACCCGGTCGCGATCACCCACTCCTCGGGCACCACCGGCCTGCCCAAGGCCGTCGCCCACTCGCACCGCGGTCTCTACGCGGCGATCCGCTACCGGCTGGCGCTGCCCCGTCCACAGGGCTCCGACCGGATGCTCAGCGCGCTGCCCGCCGCCCACGCCGCAACGCTGATAGCGCTCAACCTCGCGCTCAGCGCGCACGCCGAGATCGCCCTGATCTCCGCGCAGAGCGGCGAGGCGGTGCTCACCGCGATCGAGCGCTACCGCCCGCACGGGGTGTTCGGCTTCGCCGCCACCTGGTCGGACCTGGCCCGGCACGATCTGGCGCGACGGGACCTCTCCTCGGTGGCGCTCTGGTGGAACACCGGCGACTGCGCGCACGAGGCGCACATCCGCCGGCTGGTCGCGCAGGGCAGCCGCGAGACGCTGGTGGCCGGCAAGCGCGAGCGGCAGAGCGGCTCCGCCTTCGTCGACGGGCTCGGCTCCACCGAGATGGGCCACTCGCACTTCCACATCACCCACACCAAGGAGAGCGCCCACTACGGCCGCTGCGTCGGCAAGCCACACTCCTTCGTGGACTGCGTGGTGCTCGACCCCGACGGCGCGGCGCTCGGGCCCGGCCAGGTGGGCGAGCTGGGCACCAAGTCTCCCACCCTGGCACTGGGTTACTGGAACGACTCGGTGACCACCTACCGCACCAGGCTGCGCGGTTACTTCCTCACCGGGGACCTGGTCTACCGGGACGAGGCGGGCTTCTACTACCACGTGGACCGGGCGGTGGACTCGGTCGAACTCGGCGACGGGAAGAGGCTCTTCACCGCGATGTCCGAGGAGCGGGTGCTGGCCGGCTGCCCGGACGTGCTGGACTGCACGGTGGTCGCGGTGCGCGACGGCGCGCGGGTGGTGACCGACGTGCTGCTGCAACTGGCCGCGGGCGCCGACCGGGAGCGGGACCGCACCAAGGAGGTGACGGCGCTCCTGGAGGAGGCCGTTGCCGCCACCCTGCGCCGGGTGATCGCGGTGGACGAGGCGGACATCCCGCTCGGCCCCACCGGCAAGGTCCGCAAGGTGCTGCTCCGCGAACGCCACCTGGCCCAGCACACCGCGAGCACGGCCGCCCCGACAGCCGCCCCGACAGCCGCTCCAGCAGCCGCCCCGGCAAACAGCCCAGCAGCCGCCCGGCCGGCGCCCGAGCAGCCCGAGCAGCCCGCCGGAGCGGCCCGATGA
- a CDS encoding beta-ketoacyl synthase N-terminal-like domain-containing protein, translated as MSLAVESQEQEPTAQLSTGQPSTEQPSTEQPSTEQPSTEQPSTERPSTERPSSDHLSAEQLSAGRLGLAVSARAHWPEHPGDTVPPLPGFVQAGFNPLVAEVAARCLRDLRLPAPARTGVVLASTRGDTLTPRLVTAALAEGRAVPPLLFYQSNPNAVAGQVAARWGLTGPIICTAPPAGDPAAVLADALGCAARLLADGEAGHVLVVVAEQSEESGAPEQAVALLVAPTEHAPADHMHAPHRTSPEHS; from the coding sequence ATGAGCCTGGCCGTCGAATCGCAGGAGCAGGAGCCCACCGCGCAGCTCAGCACCGGACAGCCCAGCACCGAACAGCCCAGCACCGAACAGCCCAGCACCGAACAGCCCAGCACCGAACAGCCCAGCACCGAACGACCCAGCACCGAACGACCCAGCAGCGACCACTTGAGCGCCGAACAGCTCAGCGCCGGCCGGCTCGGCCTGGCCGTGTCGGCCCGTGCCCACTGGCCCGAGCACCCGGGCGACACCGTGCCACCGCTGCCGGGGTTCGTGCAGGCGGGCTTCAACCCGCTGGTCGCCGAGGTGGCCGCGCGCTGCCTGCGCGACCTGCGCCTGCCGGCCCCCGCGCGCACCGGCGTGGTGCTGGCCAGCACCCGGGGCGACACCCTCACCCCGCGGCTGGTCACCGCGGCCCTGGCCGAGGGCCGCGCGGTACCGCCGTTGCTCTTCTACCAGTCCAACCCGAACGCCGTGGCCGGGCAGGTCGCCGCCCGCTGGGGGCTGACCGGACCGATCATCTGCACCGCCCCGCCCGCGGGCGACCCGGCGGCGGTGCTGGCCGACGCGCTCGGCTGCGCCGCCCGGCTGCTCGCCGACGGTGAGGCCGGCCACGTGCTGGTGGTGGTCGCCGAGCAGAGCGAGGAGTCCGGCGCGCCGGAGCAGGCGGTGGCACTCCTGGTCGCCCCCACCGAGCACGCACCCGCCGACCACATGCACGCGCCCCACCGCACCTCCCCCGAGCACAGCTAG
- a CDS encoding acyl carrier protein translates to MSDLPPPDRAEVVAILATFGDRDPSMVDESVGSLELTWLISEVEQRYAVLLDLADAELDRMHTVTGAIEVLHDALADRSGDA, encoded by the coding sequence ATGAGCGACCTGCCGCCCCCGGATCGCGCGGAGGTGGTCGCCATCCTGGCGACCTTCGGCGACCGGGACCCCAGCATGGTGGACGAGTCGGTCGGCTCGCTCGAACTGACCTGGCTGATCAGCGAGGTGGAGCAGCGCTACGCGGTACTCCTCGACCTGGCCGACGCCGAGCTCGACCGGATGCACACAGTGACCGGCGCCATCGAGGTGTTGCACGACGCCCTGGCCGACCGCTCCGGTGATGCGTGA
- a CDS encoding beta-ketoacyl synthase produces the protein MSAVVTGLGLVSPLGRKPEEFYGALLAGRSGLIRPPADHAVAGWLEAAGIAPWIDPLEVLPRTETKAVDRFVLLALAAADDALADAGLVVGRDVDPRRVAVVVSTGGGGLQTFEQHSHARLERGRTGVSPYLLPGMLSNMAAARIAIKYGIRGYSSSIVTACSAGAQSVAEALRLIRGGEADVVVCGGAESSLHPTIAAAFSNARALASGWDDPELASRPFDRRRNGFVLGEGAGVLVVERAEFADARGAAAHADLAGWGASTDAHHPTMPRPDGEGAADSMRAALASAGLEPADIGYVNAHGTGTKLGDRAETAALRAVFGDSGPRVSSTKGATGHLLGAAGAVESVVSILALTTGTPPPTLNLDDPDPECELNHVALTDRQRTDQRTDQRTDQNSDQNADQPSSPPNPPGSPSPRSPRGLSAVLSNSFAFGGHNLSLVFTTPSTRAARSAQFRDQTP, from the coding sequence ATGAGCGCCGTCGTCACCGGCCTGGGCCTGGTCTCTCCACTGGGCCGCAAACCCGAGGAGTTCTACGGCGCGCTGCTGGCCGGCCGCTCCGGGCTCATCCGCCCGCCGGCCGACCACGCGGTCGCCGGCTGGCTGGAGGCCGCCGGGATCGCCCCCTGGATCGACCCGTTGGAGGTGCTCCCGCGCACCGAGACCAAGGCGGTGGACCGCTTCGTGCTGCTCGCCCTCGCGGCGGCCGACGACGCGCTCGCCGACGCCGGCCTGGTGGTCGGGCGGGACGTGGACCCGCGCCGGGTCGCGGTGGTCGTCTCCACCGGCGGCGGCGGGCTGCAGACCTTCGAGCAGCACTCGCACGCCCGGCTGGAGCGCGGCCGCACCGGCGTCAGCCCGTACCTGCTGCCGGGCATGCTCTCCAACATGGCGGCCGCCCGGATCGCGATCAAGTACGGTATCCGGGGCTACAGTTCGTCGATCGTGACGGCCTGCTCGGCCGGTGCCCAGTCGGTCGCCGAGGCGCTGCGGCTGATCCGGGGTGGCGAGGCGGACGTGGTGGTCTGCGGCGGCGCCGAGTCCTCGCTGCACCCCACGATCGCCGCCGCCTTCAGCAACGCCCGTGCGCTGGCCTCGGGTTGGGACGATCCGGAGCTCGCCAGCCGGCCCTTCGACCGGCGCCGCAACGGCTTCGTGCTGGGCGAGGGCGCCGGGGTGCTGGTGGTGGAGCGGGCCGAGTTCGCCGACGCGCGCGGTGCGGCGGCCCACGCCGACCTCGCGGGCTGGGGCGCCAGCACCGACGCGCACCATCCCACCATGCCCCGGCCCGACGGCGAGGGCGCCGCGGACTCGATGCGCGCCGCGCTCGCCTCCGCCGGCCTGGAGCCGGCCGACATCGGCTACGTGAACGCGCACGGCACCGGCACCAAGCTCGGCGACCGGGCCGAGACGGCGGCGCTGCGTGCCGTCTTCGGCGATTCGGGCCCGCGGGTCAGCTCCACCAAGGGCGCCACCGGCCACCTGCTGGGCGCGGCCGGCGCGGTGGAGTCGGTGGTCAGCATCCTGGCGCTCACCACCGGCACGCCGCCGCCCACCCTCAACCTGGACGACCCAGACCCCGAATGCGAGCTGAACCACGTCGCGCTGACGGATCGTCAGCGAACCGACCAGCGCACCGACCAGCGCACCGACCAGAACAGCGACCAGAACGCCGACCAGCCCAGCAGCCCGCCCAACCCGCCCGGCTCTCCCAGCCCGCGCAGCCCGCGCGGCCTCTCCGCCGTCCTGTCGAACTCCTTCGCCTTCGGCGGGCACAACCTCAGCCTCGTCTTCACGACTCCGAGCACCAGGGCGGCCCGGAGCGCGCAGTTCAGAGATCAGACCCCGTAG
- a CDS encoding Mut7-C RNAse domain-containing protein — protein sequence MRKPEISLTVAPELRLFLAAGRRQAEHAAVRTDGASTLGHVVESLGVPLTEVGALLADGRPVAPGHLPKDGDRIDVQPVTRPQAVPGAVRFLLDVHLGTLARRLRLLGVDAAYENPDIGDAALAARSAAEQRVLLSRDRGLLRRRELWAGGYVYSHRPAEQLRDVLSRFAPPLAPWTRCTACNGTLRATAKEAVHERLHDGTERSYDTFARCADCGQVYWRGAHHARLTAIVDEALDEFGDRAAQSAAPTD from the coding sequence GTGCGCAAGCCCGAGATCTCGCTGACCGTCGCGCCCGAGCTGCGGCTGTTCCTCGCCGCCGGGCGGCGCCAGGCGGAGCACGCCGCGGTCCGCACCGACGGCGCCTCGACGCTCGGGCATGTCGTGGAGTCGCTCGGCGTGCCGCTGACCGAGGTGGGCGCGCTGCTCGCCGACGGACGCCCGGTGGCGCCCGGGCACCTGCCGAAGGACGGCGACCGGATCGACGTCCAGCCCGTGACGCGGCCGCAGGCGGTGCCCGGGGCGGTGCGCTTCCTGCTCGACGTGCACCTCGGCACCCTGGCCCGCCGGCTGCGGCTGCTGGGGGTCGACGCCGCCTATGAGAATCCGGACATCGGGGACGCGGCCCTCGCCGCCCGCTCGGCGGCCGAGCAGCGGGTGCTGCTCTCGCGCGACCGCGGGCTGCTGCGCCGCCGCGAGCTGTGGGCGGGCGGGTACGTGTACAGCCACCGGCCGGCCGAGCAACTGCGGGACGTGCTCTCGCGGTTCGCGCCACCGCTGGCGCCGTGGACCCGCTGCACGGCGTGCAACGGAACGCTGCGCGCGACCGCCAAGGAGGCCGTGCACGAGCGGCTGCACGACGGCACCGAACGCTCGTACGACACGTTCGCCCGCTGCGCCGACTGCGGCCAGGTCTACTGGCGCGGCGCCCACCACGCCCGCCTGACCGCCATCGTGGACGAGGCGCTGGACGAGTTCGGCGACCGCGCCGCACAGAGCGCGGCACCGACCGACTGA
- a CDS encoding class I SAM-dependent methyltransferase translates to MTHDTEAAGAYLLDNRRREAGQRFAAIGELFDPWTLEHLDRLGPVDGWSCWEVGAGGPALPRALAERVGPAGRILATDLDTSWLAGLTGQASQAAQAGAPGAPIEVRRHDVVRDEPPAEQFDLVHTRLLLVHLPERVEVLRRLAAAVRPGGWLVVEDADPALQPLACPDERGPAQELANRIRRGFRALLAERGVDLAFGRTLPGLLREAGVREVRAEGYFPVTSPACRALEAATVRQLREQLITGGLATAAEIERHLAHLGEVEHEQQRPAEAADQLDVTTAPLITAWGRVG, encoded by the coding sequence ATGACACACGACACCGAGGCCGCCGGCGCCTACCTGCTCGACAACCGCCGACGCGAGGCGGGTCAGCGCTTCGCCGCGATCGGCGAGCTCTTCGACCCGTGGACGCTGGAGCACCTGGACCGGTTGGGGCCGGTGGACGGCTGGAGCTGCTGGGAGGTCGGCGCGGGCGGCCCCGCGCTGCCGCGCGCGCTCGCGGAGCGGGTCGGACCGGCTGGACGGATCCTGGCCACCGACCTCGACACCTCCTGGCTGGCGGGCCTGACAGGGCAAGCATCGCAAGCAGCGCAAGCAGGAGCACCCGGCGCGCCGATCGAGGTCCGCCGTCACGACGTCGTACGGGACGAACCGCCCGCCGAACAGTTCGACCTGGTGCACACCCGGCTCCTGCTGGTGCACCTGCCGGAGCGGGTCGAGGTGCTGCGGCGACTGGCGGCCGCCGTGCGGCCGGGCGGCTGGCTGGTGGTGGAGGACGCGGATCCGGCGCTCCAGCCGCTCGCCTGCCCGGACGAGCGCGGGCCGGCGCAGGAGCTGGCCAACCGGATCCGGCGCGGCTTCCGCGCGCTGCTGGCCGAGCGCGGCGTCGACCTGGCCTTCGGGCGCACGCTGCCGGGGCTGCTGCGCGAGGCGGGGGTGCGCGAGGTGCGGGCGGAGGGGTACTTCCCGGTCACCTCACCGGCCTGCCGCGCCCTGGAGGCGGCGACGGTGCGTCAGCTGCGCGAGCAGTTGATCACCGGCGGGCTGGCCACCGCGGCGGAGATCGAGCGGCACCTCGCCCACCTCGGGGAGGTGGAGCACGAGCAGCAGCGCCCGGCCGAGGCCGCCGACCAACTGGACGTCACCACCGCACCGCTGATCACCGCCTGGGGGCGAGTGGGCTGA
- a CDS encoding MauE/DoxX family redox-associated membrane protein: MPASTQRSARALGGLLIAAGVTHFAAPRFYDAVVPRTLPGSPRSWTYASGVAELAIGAAVVAPRTRRLGALAAAGLFVGVFPANVKMAYDWRHRPAPLRAAALARLPIQVPLVGWALRVSRGTTSG; this comes from the coding sequence ATGCCCGCTTCCACGCAGCGCTCCGCCCGGGCGCTCGGCGGCCTGCTGATCGCGGCCGGCGTCACCCACTTCGCCGCGCCCAGGTTCTACGACGCGGTGGTGCCCCGCACGCTGCCCGGCAGCCCGCGGAGCTGGACGTATGCCAGCGGTGTGGCCGAGCTCGCGATCGGGGCCGCCGTCGTGGCACCGCGCACCCGGCGGCTGGGCGCGCTGGCGGCGGCGGGTCTCTTCGTCGGTGTATTTCCGGCCAACGTGAAGATGGCGTACGACTGGCGCCACCGCCCGGCCCCGCTGCGCGCCGCGGCGCTCGCCCGGCTGCCGATCCAGGTGCCGCTGGTGGGATGGGCCCTGCGGGTGAGCCGCGGCACCACCTCGGGCTGA
- a CDS encoding acyl carrier protein — protein sequence MRDQISRFIVQALREMNYDVEDVTDATDLGPAGLDLESLALADLTVQLEDEYGIKFSDEDMETLATLNLGEFAATLADRIAVPTEVAAE from the coding sequence GTGAGAGACCAGATCAGCCGGTTCATCGTCCAGGCCCTGCGCGAGATGAACTACGACGTCGAGGACGTCACCGACGCAACCGACCTCGGCCCCGCCGGGCTCGACCTGGAGTCCTTGGCACTGGCCGACCTGACGGTGCAGCTGGAGGACGAGTACGGGATCAAGTTCAGCGACGAGGACATGGAGACCCTCGCCACCCTGAACCTCGGCGAGTTCGCCGCCACCCTGGCCGACCGCATCGCCGTGCCCACCGAGGTCGCGGCGGAATGA